One region of Streptococcus parasanguinis genomic DNA includes:
- the nrdG gene encoding anaerobic ribonucleoside-triphosphate reductase activating protein, translated as MTWNTPKPGEWKSEELSQGRIIDYKAFNFVDGEGVRNSLYVAGCMFHCEGCYNVATWSFNAGIPYTKELEEQIMADLAQPYVQGLTLLGGEPFLNTGILLPLVKRVRKELPNKDIWSWTGYTWEEMMLETPDKLELLSLIDILVDGRYDKSKRNLMLQFRGSSNQRIIDVQKSLKEGKVVIWDKLNDGKESFEQVKRDDLL; from the coding sequence ATGACATGGAATACACCTAAACCAGGCGAGTGGAAGAGTGAAGAACTGAGCCAAGGGCGCATCATCGATTACAAGGCTTTTAACTTTGTCGACGGCGAAGGGGTCCGCAACTCCCTTTATGTGGCGGGTTGCATGTTTCACTGTGAGGGCTGTTACAATGTAGCGACCTGGTCTTTCAATGCAGGCATTCCCTATACCAAAGAATTAGAAGAGCAGATCATGGCAGATCTGGCTCAACCTTATGTCCAGGGCTTGACCCTGCTTGGGGGGGAACCCTTTCTCAACACCGGCATCCTTCTGCCCTTGGTCAAGCGCGTGAGAAAAGAGTTGCCCAACAAAGACATCTGGTCTTGGACTGGCTACACTTGGGAAGAAATGATGTTAGAAACGCCTGATAAACTGGAGCTCTTGTCGCTGATTGATATCCTGGTCGATGGCCGCTATGATAAAAGCAAACGCAACCTCATGTTGCAGTTTCGTGGCTCTTCTAACCAGCGGATCATCGATGTTCAAAAATCCCTCAAAGAAGGAAAAGTCGTCATCTGGGACAAGCTCAATGACGGTAAAGAAAGTTTTGAGCAGGTCAAACGAGATGATCTTTTGTAG
- a CDS encoding tyrosine-protein kinase: MNTLEISKNKLQEIRKAEEYFNALATNIQLSGVDLKVIAISSVQENEGKSTTSTNLAVAFARAGYKTLLVDCDIRNSVMTGIFRSRDKIQGLTDFLSGRSQLDQILYATDFPNLDIIESGQVAPNPTGLLQSKNFTVMMDALREHFDYIIVDTPPIGVVIDAAIIAQRCDGTVLITESGANGRKAVQKAKDQLEQTGTPFLGVVLNKFNIKAAEYGSYGGYGSYGEYGKK; encoded by the coding sequence ATGAATACGTTAGAAATTTCAAAAAATAAATTACAAGAAATTCGGAAGGCAGAAGAATACTTCAATGCCCTTGCGACGAATATCCAATTGAGTGGGGTGGACTTAAAAGTCATCGCTATCTCATCTGTTCAAGAAAATGAAGGGAAATCAACCACTTCAACCAACTTGGCCGTTGCCTTTGCGCGTGCGGGTTACAAGACCCTCTTGGTCGACTGTGATATCCGGAACTCTGTCATGACAGGGATTTTCCGTAGTCGGGATAAGATCCAAGGCTTGACTGACTTCTTATCTGGTCGTAGCCAATTGGACCAAATCTTGTATGCGACTGATTTTCCAAACTTGGATATCATCGAGTCTGGACAGGTCGCGCCAAACCCAACAGGTCTCTTGCAAAGCAAGAACTTCACTGTGATGATGGATGCCTTGCGTGAGCATTTTGACTACATCATTGTCGATACGCCTCCAATCGGGGTCGTGATCGATGCGGCCATTATCGCCCAACGCTGTGATGGAACTGTCTTGATCACAGAATCTGGTGCCAATGGACGCAAGGCTGTCCAAAAGGCCAAGGACCAATTAGAACAAACAGGCACACCTTTCTTAGGAGTAGTGCTCAATAAATTTAACATTAAAGCTGCTGAGTATGGTTCATACGGTGGGTATGGATCTTACGGAGAGTACGGGAAAAAGTAA
- the cps4B gene encoding capsular polysaccharide biosynthesis protein Cps4B, which translates to MIDIHSHIVFDVDDGPKTREDTRALLEESYHQGVRTIISTSHRRKGMFETPEEKISENFQEVKKIAAEVAPDLTIHYGAEIYFTNDVLKKLEEKIIPRLAETRFALIEFSMGTPYKEIHTALDRLLHLGVTPVVAHIERYKCLEKNEERVQEMIDMGCYMQINSSSVLKPRLFGDEQKQLKKRARYFLEKDLVHFVASDMHNVDKRPPYMAEAYRLIKEEYGEQRAQALFVSNQELLLADELI; encoded by the coding sequence ATGATTGATATCCACTCGCACATCGTCTTTGATGTGGATGATGGACCAAAGACAAGAGAAGATACGCGCGCCTTATTGGAAGAAAGCTATCACCAAGGGGTACGGACCATTATCTCCACTTCTCATCGTCGCAAGGGAATGTTTGAAACTCCCGAAGAAAAGATTTCTGAAAATTTTCAAGAAGTGAAAAAAATTGCGGCAGAGGTCGCGCCAGATTTAACGATTCATTACGGGGCAGAGATCTACTTTACTAATGATGTCTTGAAAAAACTGGAAGAAAAGATCATTCCACGTTTGGCAGAGACGCGCTTTGCACTAATTGAATTCAGCATGGGAACGCCTTACAAGGAGATTCATACGGCCTTGGACCGTTTGCTCCATCTAGGTGTGACACCGGTGGTGGCCCATATTGAGCGCTACAAGTGCTTGGAGAAAAATGAGGAGCGCGTGCAAGAGATGATTGACATGGGCTGCTACATGCAGATCAATAGTTCCAGCGTTCTCAAGCCTCGCCTATTTGGGGATGAGCAAAAACAACTGAAAAAACGAGCTCGGTACTTCTTAGAAAAAGACTTGGTGCACTTTGTGGCCAGTGATATGCACAATGTAGATAAACGGCCGCCTTATATGGCAGAAGCCTATCGCTTGATCAAGGAAGAATACGGAGAACAACGAGCACAAGCTCTCTTTGTCAGCAATCAAGAACTCTTGTTAGCGGATGAATTAATCTAA
- the cpsA gene encoding LCP family glycopolymer transferase CpsA: protein MSQRRRSRRSEHKWGQLRIINSVLLIFLLMTASWATYTMLANNILAFRYVNVLVIALLALLLLLSAWFVIKNQAKKTTLVLLLVGLLASSGVLFASQQLLNLTSNVNGHSNYTEFEMAVYVKKDSDIKDIKEIKEVVAPKGNNNEANLTALLDNIKKTKGQEISVVDAPTYLDAYKSLQEGNASAMVLNSTFEDTIAAEDADYAKKLKKIYSYKIRKEVAATSKVSANADVFNIYVSGIDTYGPVTSVSRSDVNIIMTVNRKTKQVLLTTTPRDAYVPIADGGNNQNDKLTHAGIYGVDASIHTLENLYDIKLNYYVRLNFTSFLKLIDLLGGIDVENDQEFTSLHGKFHFPVGKVHLNSEQALGFVRERYSLQGGDNDRGKNQEKVIAAIIKKLTSTKVLSNYNEIIGNLQDSVQTNMQLPTMMNLINTQLETGGSYEVTSQAITGQGRNDLPSYAMPGYNLYVMELDQASLTKAKETIQKVMEGKEK, encoded by the coding sequence ATGTCACAAAGGAGACGGAGTCGTCGTTCAGAACATAAGTGGGGGCAATTGCGAATCATTAATTCCGTATTGCTTATTTTTTTGCTTATGACTGCAAGTTGGGCGACCTATACCATGTTGGCCAATAACATCTTGGCTTTTCGTTATGTCAATGTTCTCGTGATTGCACTACTAGCTCTTCTCTTGCTCTTATCAGCTTGGTTTGTGATCAAAAATCAGGCCAAAAAAACAACTTTGGTCCTGCTTCTTGTCGGCTTATTGGCTAGTTCAGGAGTTTTGTTTGCTAGTCAACAGCTGCTGAATCTGACCAGTAATGTCAATGGCCACTCTAACTATACAGAGTTTGAGATGGCTGTCTATGTCAAGAAAGACAGTGACATCAAAGATATTAAAGAAATCAAGGAAGTGGTAGCCCCAAAGGGCAACAATAACGAAGCCAATCTCACTGCCCTCTTGGACAACATCAAAAAGACCAAGGGTCAGGAAATTTCTGTAGTGGATGCACCGACTTATCTAGATGCCTATAAGAGCCTGCAAGAAGGGAATGCTTCTGCTATGGTGCTCAACAGTACTTTTGAAGATACCATCGCTGCAGAAGATGCGGACTATGCGAAGAAGTTGAAGAAAATCTATTCCTACAAGATCCGAAAAGAAGTGGCAGCGACGAGCAAGGTGTCTGCCAATGCGGATGTCTTTAACATCTATGTCAGCGGGATCGATACCTATGGCCCAGTAACCTCGGTTTCACGTTCAGATGTCAATATCATCATGACGGTCAATCGAAAGACCAAGCAAGTCCTATTGACAACGACTCCACGGGATGCCTATGTACCGATTGCAGATGGTGGTAACAACCAGAACGATAAGTTGACCCACGCGGGGATCTACGGAGTGGATGCTTCGATCCATACCCTTGAGAATCTCTATGATATCAAGCTCAACTACTACGTTCGTCTCAATTTCACCTCCTTCCTCAAGTTGATTGACCTTCTAGGGGGAATCGATGTGGAAAATGACCAAGAATTCACGAGCCTTCATGGCAAGTTCCATTTCCCAGTTGGAAAGGTTCATTTGAATTCAGAGCAAGCTCTCGGTTTTGTCCGAGAACGCTACTCTCTCCAAGGTGGCGACAATGACCGTGGTAAAAACCAAGAAAAAGTCATTGCGGCCATTATCAAAAAGTTGACCTCTACCAAGGTCTTAAGCAACTACAATGAGATTATCGGAAACCTCCAAGATTCTGTCCAAACCAATATGCAGTTGCCGACTATGATGAACTTGATCAATACCCAGTTAGAAACGGGTGGTTCTTATGAGGTGACTTCTCAAGCGATTACCGGTCAAGGACGAAATGACTTGCCGTCTTATGCTATGCCTGGTTACAACCTCTATGTCATGGAGTTGGATCAAGCCAGCTTGACCAAGGCAAAAGAAACCATCCAAAAAGTTATGGAAGGAAAAGAAAAATGA
- a CDS encoding Wzz/FepE/Etk N-terminal domain-containing protein, with translation MNNQENQAVEIDVFAMLKTLWKRKFSIVLVALVFAIAAFGYSAFLAKKEYQSTSRIYVVSRQNQDNNALTNSDLQAGSYLVKDYREIILSQNVLSQAIEELKLDMTPAELSKKISVSVPTDTRILSITAKDGNPKEAARIANGLRNVAAEKIISVTKVSDVTTLDEAEVPQSPSSPNIRRNVLLGFIAGAGLMVVLMVVVEVLDDRVKRPEDIEELMGLTLLGIVPDIKKL, from the coding sequence ATGAACAATCAAGAAAATCAAGCAGTGGAAATTGATGTTTTCGCTATGCTGAAGACCCTATGGAAACGCAAGTTTTCGATCGTTTTGGTCGCTCTTGTCTTTGCCATTGCAGCATTTGGCTACAGTGCCTTTTTAGCCAAGAAAGAATACCAAAGTACTAGCCGGATCTATGTGGTCAGTCGTCAAAACCAAGACAACAATGCCTTGACAAACTCTGATTTGCAGGCGGGTTCTTACTTGGTTAAGGACTACCGTGAAATCATTCTTTCTCAAAATGTCTTGAGTCAAGCCATCGAAGAATTGAAACTCGATATGACACCTGCTGAGTTGTCGAAAAAGATCAGTGTATCCGTTCCTACAGATACTCGTATCCTTTCGATCACGGCTAAGGACGGAAATCCAAAAGAGGCAGCTCGTATTGCCAATGGCCTTCGGAATGTAGCAGCTGAAAAGATCATTTCTGTGACCAAGGTGTCAGATGTTACGACCTTGGATGAAGCAGAAGTGCCTCAATCACCTTCTTCACCAAATATCCGACGCAATGTCCTTCTTGGCTTCATTGCTGGAGCAGGCCTCATGGTGGTTCTCATGGTCGTAGTAGAAGTCTTGGACGATCGTGTCAAGAGACCAGAAGATATCGAAGAGTTGATGGGCTTAACCTTACTTGGTATTGTGCCAGATATTAAGAAACTGTAG
- a CDS encoding sugar transferase → MGEERIELEKLNIVLFQSLAVLFSAYIVSLFKNAEYTSQTIAILYLLHFVAFYISNIAYRFYSRGYLDELFQVLKYNVFFAVGITFTSFMLDGVFSISRRGMIYFFLFNTFSVYIMDLLLKRYRKSVSPRRKSSRKIFLITATSRMEKVFDILHSPSLYHGELIGVTVMDDTDFAHSGVRVVHPDQMMNFVTKEVVDEVFINLPSEDYNISDFVSEFESMGIDVSVNLNAFNFASLGNKRVREVGGLSVVTFSTNFYKPSHVFAKRLLDIAGALFGLLICGLVSIVLVPLIRKDGGPAFFVQKRVGKNGRYFNFYKFRSMRVDAEEIKKDLMAQNTMTGGMFKMENDPRVTPIGRFIRKTSLDELPQFYNVLIGDMSLVGTRPPTVDEYQDYTPAQKRRLSFKPGITGLWQVSGRSEITDFDEVVKLDVAYMDGWTIWRDIQILLKTVKVVLRKEGAK, encoded by the coding sequence ATGGGAGAAGAAAGAATTGAACTGGAAAAACTAAATATTGTTCTCTTTCAAAGTTTAGCTGTCCTATTTTCAGCTTACATTGTGAGTCTTTTTAAGAATGCAGAATACACGTCACAGACGATCGCCATTCTCTATCTCTTGCATTTTGTAGCCTTTTACATTAGCAATATTGCCTATCGTTTTTATAGCAGAGGCTATCTAGATGAGCTCTTTCAGGTCTTGAAATACAACGTATTTTTCGCTGTTGGGATCACCTTTACCTCTTTTATGCTCGATGGGGTCTTTTCCATCTCTCGTCGGGGGATGATCTACTTCTTTCTTTTCAATACGTTTTCCGTCTATATCATGGATCTCTTGCTCAAGAGATACCGGAAGTCTGTTTCACCACGACGGAAAAGTTCGCGAAAGATTTTCTTGATCACAGCGACCAGTCGGATGGAAAAGGTATTTGATATTCTGCATTCGCCTAGCCTTTATCATGGGGAACTGATCGGTGTCACCGTCATGGACGATACGGATTTTGCTCATTCGGGTGTACGGGTGGTGCATCCAGATCAAATGATGAACTTTGTGACCAAGGAAGTGGTGGATGAAGTGTTTATTAATCTGCCAAGTGAGGACTACAATATTAGTGACTTCGTCTCGGAGTTTGAGAGTATGGGGATCGATGTATCGGTTAATCTCAATGCCTTTAACTTCGCTTCCTTGGGTAATAAACGGGTTCGAGAAGTCGGGGGACTAAGTGTCGTCACTTTCTCAACCAATTTTTACAAGCCGAGTCACGTCTTTGCTAAACGTCTCTTGGATATTGCGGGAGCCCTCTTTGGTCTCTTGATTTGTGGACTAGTGAGTATCGTTTTGGTCCCTCTAATCCGTAAAGATGGCGGCCCTGCCTTCTTTGTACAGAAGCGGGTCGGAAAGAACGGACGGTATTTCAACTTCTATAAATTCCGCTCCATGCGCGTGGATGCCGAAGAGATTAAAAAAGATCTCATGGCACAAAATACCATGACTGGTGGCATGTTTAAGATGGAAAACGATCCACGGGTAACCCCAATCGGACGCTTTATCCGTAAGACCAGTCTGGATGAATTGCCACAATTTTACAATGTGTTGATCGGTGATATGAGTCTAGTCGGAACTCGTCCTCCAACGGTAGACGAATACCAAGACTATACGCCAGCCCAAAAACGCCGACTCAGTTTCAAGCCAGGGATTACAGGCCTTTGGCAAGTGAGCGGACGCAGTGAGATTACAGATTTTGACGAAGTGGTCAAACTCGACGTTGCGTATATGGATGGTTGGACGATCTGGAGAGATATTCAGATCCTGCTCAAGACCGTGAAGGTTGTACTTAGAAAAGAAGGAGCGAAGTAG
- a CDS encoding LicD family protein, with protein MSKVRQIQLGELSLLEKYIEICTKHNLRYYALGGTLLGAIRHKGFIPWDDDMDLGMPRKDYEKFLEICQNELPSNVILRIHDDNLGNTSIMDTSLQIEFGGVVCSPFIDVFPLDGYPSDGFHYFLHTNKIKYYRALSKISVINRLHNRDRGFFENSIVKVSKILHLDKLLNTEKINQKLQNTIKKYDFETSDLVGNVLGSYRERELAYKEVFGEPQLLDFETIKISGHADPDAYLTKIYGDYMKLPEESEQKGHFESTWGE; from the coding sequence GTGAGTAAAGTTAGACAGATTCAATTAGGAGAACTATCCTTATTAGAAAAGTATATTGAGATTTGCACAAAACACAATCTTCGATACTATGCTTTAGGGGGCACTTTATTGGGAGCTATTCGTCACAAGGGCTTTATTCCTTGGGATGACGATATGGATTTGGGCATGCCTAGAAAAGACTATGAAAAATTTCTGGAAATTTGCCAAAACGAATTACCAAGCAATGTCATCTTGAGAATCCATGATGATAATTTAGGCAATACATCTATCATGGATACCTCACTTCAAATTGAATTTGGTGGGGTTGTGTGTAGTCCTTTTATCGATGTGTTTCCTTTAGATGGTTACCCATCAGATGGCTTCCACTATTTCTTGCACACCAATAAAATTAAGTATTACCGTGCCCTTTCCAAAATATCTGTCATCAATCGATTGCACAATCGCGACCGAGGTTTCTTTGAAAATTCAATTGTGAAGGTTTCTAAGATCCTTCACCTAGACAAATTACTAAATACTGAAAAAATCAATCAAAAGTTACAAAATACGATTAAAAAATATGACTTTGAGACAAGTGATCTCGTGGGAAATGTCTTAGGATCCTATCGCGAGAGAGAATTGGCCTACAAAGAGGTATTTGGGGAGCCACAACTCCTTGATTTTGAAACTATTAAAATCAGTGGTCATGCTGATCCGGATGCTTATTTGACAAAGATCTATGGCGATTATATGAAGTTGCCTGAAGAATCAGAGCAAAAAGGTCACTTTGAATCCACTTGGGGAGAATAA